The DNA sequence GCTGCAACAACGGAAGAAAACAGTGGCAGTGAGATTGTGGAGAGGAATGGATCAGAGGAACAAGTTGAAGCTGATGTTGAAGTTGCAACAAGGAACGTGCAGCCAAGGAGATCGGTGTCTTTGGATTCTTCTTCTGCTGCCAAGATCAGCGCTGCTCTTGTTGCTGCTACTACTACTACTGTTGCATCAGTGCAAGAATCTAAAGGGAATTCAAAGAGGATTGCTGCTTCTGCAAAAGGTAGTagttcatcatcttcttcttcttcttcgagTGCGCCTAGTTCAATGAAGAGATCACGCTCCTTCAGTGGGAAACACGTGCTATCCTGGTACGGCCGCAACCACAACCAGAACCAGAAGAAGACGAATCCTCCAGTCAGAAGCTTTTGATCTTGAAATGATCATAAGTGTTTGTGAGTTATGGCGGTTAACAACCCAGCACGCAAGAGTATCGAGGTCATGATCAAGTGTAATACACAATTACAGTCACAATTCACAAACAATGAGTTTTGTGCCTTCTGTATGTATGTAAGTTATGGTTTTATGCAGatttagtaaataaaaatattaaccaTGAAGCAAGAACTTGATTACATTGTAATTAGCAGCAGAAGTGCCTATTTGGttattctttttcaattaaaaagtACCATGGTCCTGACATGAGCCAAAGTCGGAAAGATACAATTGCTCCTACTTCATGTTTTTCATTATCATATATCAGTTGAATGGTGCTAATGTCTCTCACAAATCGCAATAAATACAAAACTCATTCCGCATCTATATTTAGCTCAGTAATTTATCGATGAGCCGTGTAAGTGTAAGTTCTTAACTTCTTATTACCGGGACAAAGAAGACATTCTCCGAAGGGATATATACAAGTACGTGActaaaagagagaaaaacaattgCTACTTGCTAGGCTACTTTGTTTTACAATCTTCTCATGTTCACACTTCAGAAAAGCCTAACAGGATCCAAGGCCCACTATAGTAGGCTTAAATTTGTCAAACTCAATTTCTAAAGGACCATAAATTATGTGACTTTTTGCTCAGCGCTCTGATGATACCCTGAAACTTGCTCTGAATTAAGCTGCTCATTTCAAATATTGAAATGTCAAGTATATTTAATTTGCTAAGGTGACATGATATTTGTGCTAATATTTTCCAAGTTGTATTAACCTTATATTTTTTCTTGAGTGGTTAAGTGGCTTTAATTGCATTGACTAATAATTGGGCCTGTAGATTGTTAACTTGAGAGAGAGTCTTTGGTACTAATAAATGTAGGAAccaaaagagtgggaaagaaaagTAATGTTCAAAGTTGTGTTGAGAGTTGAAAGAATGACGATGGAGAAGCCGTGGCTGGTAACAATGTTTGCAGCACTAGTTATGCTTCAAGCATTCGGCATCATCAGTGGATGTTTCTTGGAAGAGAAGGCAGCGCTTCTCGAGTTCAAGTCTACTTATTTCAATGCTTCTGTTCTGCCTTCCTGGGTGGAAGATGATCCAAATTGCTGTGGATAGGAGCGTGTCACCTGTGATTCCACCTCCGGATGCATCATCCATCTCGATCTTCATTGGGTACAAACAGATATGCAGACCATAACATAAATAGCCTCAACTGGTCCTTGTTCCAAACCTTCAAGGAACCCAGAACACTTGATTTGTCCACTAATTGTATTCATGGCTTCATTTGGAATGGAGGTAACACTCTCAATCACCATTGTAATTAGTTAGCAGTTCTTTCATTAACTGATACTTACTTGTGAAGCAAACTTCCTACAGATTACAGAACCAACTCAAGATTGAACAAGTTGGAGAAACTAGATCTTAGTAACAATTTTTTCATCAACCTGAGCATAATGGAGCCATTGAGCATTCTCACATCCCTCAGGAATTTAAATCTTGCTGGAAATAATATTAGTGGAACCTTCCCTACTTTTCTCAATTTAAAATCTAGTGTTTTTAGTTCGTTGTTGGTTATGAAATCAAACATTgatcaaattctttttcttcaagaTTTCATGAGTCTAACAGCATTAGAGACGTTAGATCTCTCGCACAATTCTGTCAACATCAGCATAATGGAATCCTTGAGTGCTCTTACATCCCTCAAGAATTTATTTCTTGCTGAAAATAAATTGGTTGGGCCGTTGCCAACTAAAGGTATGTATCTATGTGTAAGTGTACTTATTTTCTCTATGAAATTTTGATGGATTGCAACATTTAATTTGTTCAGAATTATCACTTCTACGAAACTTGGAGCTGTTGGATTTTGGTAACAATGCACTTAGCAGCCCTTTGACAACTCATGGTGTGTGTACATGTCATGCCCTTTCGCTTATTGCCGGCATCAACGTCTGTTTAAAGCTTTGCTGCAACTCTTTCAGATGCCAAGGCTTTTCTGAAATTAAAGAAGCTGAAGATGCTCAACTTAGGAAGCAATGGATTTGACAAGGGAGTATTAAAAACTCCTTCATTGGTCTCCCAGCTCTCAAATCTTTGCACCTATCTGATAATCAAAATCTCAAAGGTAAGCAAGGTTTGACTAACACTTAACACATGATTCAACCTTGTATCCTCGTTCTTATGAGAGACCAAATTATTTACTACTCGTCCAACAGCTTACTAGTTCTATTGAGTATTACTAATAAATAATTTCTATCTTTGGGTTTCTTCAATAGTTTATTAAGTATTTATACTAGAGTGTGATGATATCTTTGTTAATTTTTCAGGTCTCAACGAATCTTTCTCAATTGAAGGTGAGCAAACATATCATTTTCTGAAAGTATCATGCATGTATTCATTTTGTAGCATGCTGCTGTAACATTCTTTTGAATCCAGGATTATGCAAGATGAAGCAACTTCAAGAGCTGGACCTCTCTAGCAAGTATATTACAGGAACATTAGATATATGCCTTGCCAATTTGACCTTTCTTCGAGCTCTTGATGTTTCACACAATTCTTGAACTGGGAACATACCAACATTTTTGTTTGCTCGACTTCATCCTTAGAGTATCTTTCCCTTTCAAATAACAACTTTGAGAGCTTATTCTCATTAAGCTTGTTGGCCAACCATTCAAAGCTTAAGATATTAGAATTAGGAAAAATGGATACACAAATATTTCATGTAGAAACTGAAAATCCAACCTGGATCCCTTCGTTTCAGTTGTAATATTTAGATATATCCCATTGTCGAATAAACCTACCTACAAAAATTATTCCTAGCTGCCTTTTATATCAACATGGCTTAACTTTCATTGATATCTCACACAACAATTTAGTTGGTATGTTTCCTAATTGGTTGCTAGTGATAATCCAAAACTTGAATCTGTTTTGTTAAGTGGCAACTCTTTCGGTGGATCTTTCGAACTACCCTTTGATCTAAATCATCGCCTTTATCAACTAGATATGTAAGACCTGAAAGAGCCTAGCAGCGAAAACGACACAAATGTCcaacacaagaacaatatgGAAGTACTCACAACACAATATGGCAGCAACTATAACAAGCAAATATAGCAAGTAAAGTAAtaacaagaacacaccaagATTTTAACGTGGAAAAACCCCCTCAATGTGAGAGGTAAAAATCACGGGTCATCCAGACCAATGAAATAGCTCCACTATAATCAAATGAGGTACAAGAGAGTCTCAAACAAAGCACAAAAACGTGTATATAACCAGCCAAAACATCAAAGCACCAAAGCTCACAAATAAGAAGCAAGATGAAATATACCCAAAAAAATAGAGCTGCTGTCGAAGCCAATTTCTCCCTCTGCAGACCTTTAATTAAAATCTTCACCGTtcagaatgaagaacaagatgTGAAAAATTTACAGTCCAAATTTTATGTCGATCCAACGGTGAAAGAATGAGAAACTACCATTCAAAGATTGCTGCTCTGTGTAAAAACGGGAAACCTAATTTCTCTCTTGCAAAGTAAATTTCTCCCATTGAAAATCTCCAATCAACATCTTCACCAAccagaatgaagaacaagatgaTAGAAATATGCAGTTTAAATTTCACGCCGATCCAACGGTGAACAACTGAGAAACTATCATTTGAAGTTTACTGCTTTGGGCAAAAACAGGAATTCTAttttttcctcttctctctcactTGGTGGCTATACTCTCTACCTCACAAAAGACCTAAAAAATCTGAATTAGAGTTGTGACACTAGGATGCAAGAATACACCCCCAaaatgttgggcttgggcctcacaaaggagagaaaaaaCCCAACAAATCTCCCCCTTCTCGACTAGGTGGAGGCCCTCGCAATTCCGGCGATCAAACAACATGTTTCAAACTTTTCTCTTGACAATGCTTTTGTCATCATATCAGCACCATTGTCATCAGTGTGAACTTTCTCAAGTTTCAACAACTTAGAATCTAACACATCTCGTATGCAGTGATACCTAACATCAATATGTTTAGATCTTGGATGAAAAGTAGAATTCTTGGCAAGATAAATAGCACTTTGGCTATCACACAATAACACATAATGGTCTTGCTTGAAACCAAGTGATGCAAGAAACTTCTTCATCCACAACAACTCTTTACATGCTTCAATTGCTGTAATAAACTCTGCCTCTGTGGTAGAAAGTGCAACGCACTTTTGTAGCCTTGACTGCCATGAAATAGCTCCCCTTGCAAAATTGACCAAATAACCTGAAGTAGACTTTCGAGAATCAATATCTCCTACCATGTCTGCATCAGTAAAGCCAACTAGCAAAGGTTTCTCATCATCAAAACTCAAACTCAAGTTAGTTGTATCTTTGAGATATCTCATAATCCATTTAACAGCATTCCAATGTTCTTTACCTGGATTAGAGAGAAATGACTCATAGTACCAACCGCATGAGCAATGTCTGGTCTAGTACACACCATAGCATACATCAAGCTTCCAACAGCTGAGGCATAAGAAATTTCATCCATTGCTTGTTTCTCCTCATCAGTGATTGGACACTGCTTGGTGCTCAACTTAAAATGAGGAGCAAAAGAACTAGCAACACATTTGGCATCATTCATGCCAAACCTTTGAAGCACCTTCTTTATGTACTTCTCCTGTGACAAATAAAGCTTCTTGGAATCTCTATAACGAGTAATAGTCATGCCCAAAATCTGTTTGGCAGGACCCAAGTCCTTCACAGAAAAGAACTTGCTCAACTGTTTCTTCAACTCATTAATCCTCAAAGCATTCTTGCCCACAATAaaaatatcatccacataaagcAAAAGAATGATAAAATCATCATCAGAAAATTTTTGCACAAATACACAATAATCTGAAGTTGTCTTACGGTAACCATGCTTCCCCATAACAGATTCAAACTTCTTGTACCACTGTCTTGGAGCTTGCTTTAACCCATAAAGACTCTTCTTAAGCTTGCACAAAAAATCTTCCTTTCCTTTAACAACAAAGCCCTCTGGTTGCTCCATGTAGATCTCTTTATCTAAATCACCATAAAGAAAAGCTGTCTTCACATCCATTTGCTCAATCTCCAAATCAAGAGACGCTGCTAGTCCAAGCACAGCACGAATGGATGACATCCTCACAACAGGAGAAAAAATCTCCTCATAATCAACACCTTTTCTCTGGCTAAAACCTCTAACAACCAATCTAGCCTTATACCGAGGCTTAGAATTACGTTCTTCATTCTTGATTCTGAATACCCATTTGTTCTTCAAAACTCGTATACCCTTTGGTAGCTTCACTAACTCATAGGTATCATTCTCAAGCAAGgacttcatttcttcttgcatGGCTTCAAGCCATTGAGCTTTGCTTTCATCCTTAACAGCCTCTCCAAAGCATTCAGGTTCTCCCCCATTAGTCAACAAAATAAACTCATGTGGAGAATACCTTGACGAAGGCTTCCTCTCTCTTGTAGACCTTCTGAGTGCATTTGCAAGAATTTCCAAAGCTGGTTCTTCATCTTGATCATCATCACCAACTTCATCAAGTATCGGATCAACTGTTCCATCTTCACCTGCACTCATGCTCATTattttgaacttcaactctacCATCTTCTACCATAGGCATAGAGGGAGTAATATCCAAGTCAGAAAAATCATCACTAGGCTGAACCATTGGCTTCTCTGCATGATCAACATCCTTCAATGTTCGGTCTTCAACAAAGACAATATCTCTACTTCGAATCACCTTCTTGCTAACAGGATCATAAAACCTATAACCAAACTCATCCATGCCATAGCCAATAAAAATACACTATCTAGTCTTTACATCAATCTTAGATCTCTCATCTTTGGAAATATGAACAAAAGCTTTACATCCAAAGACTCTTAAATGATCATAAGAAACATCTTTACCTAACCATACCTTCTCTGGCACTTCAAATTGCAAGGGAACACATGGTGTCCGGTTCAAGACATGAACAACAGTGCTCAAAGCTTCACCCCAAAAGGATTTTGCCAATCCAGACTGTGACAATAAGCACCTAACTCTTTCAACCAATGTTCTGTTCATCCTTTCAGCTAAGCCATTCAACTGAGGAGTCTTCGGAGGAGTCTTCTGATGTCTTATACCATGTTCtttacaataagcatcaaatggACCTGAGTACTCACCACCATTGTAAGTACGAATGCATTTCAACTTCTTTCCAGTTTTTCTTTCAACAGAAGCTTGAAATTGCTTGAACACATTCAAAACTTGATCTTTGGTCTTCAAAGTGTAAACCCATAATTTCCTAGAATAGTCATCAATAAAGGTTGCAAAATAGATAGACCCTCCAAGTGTTCTTATCTTCATCGGCCCACATACATCAGAATGCACCAAGTCAAGTATCTCTGACTTCCTTGAAGGTGGATGGCTCTTAAAAGAAACCCTATTTTGTTTTCCAGCAAAACAATGGTTGCACTTTTGCAAAGCAACCTTACAACTAGATAAAAGATTCCTCTTGGATAACATATTCATACCTTTCTCACTCATATGACATAATCTCTTATGCCATAAATCAGTTTCATCAACAAACTCAGCAATATTAACAACATCTTTCACAATCTTTGCTTGAGTTAAATAAAGAGTAGAGTGCCGTGTACCTCTAGCAACAACAATGGAACCCTTGGTGAGCTTCTAGCTATCACGAGAGAATGAGCTATCCAAGTCTTCATCACACAACTTACCAACAGAAAGTAAGTTCAACCGAATATCTAGAACATGCTTCACACGCTTCAAAGTCAACTTGGTACCGTTGGAGGTTTCTAAGCAAACCTGTCCAACACCGGCACATTTTGCAACACCTTGATGAGTCATTTTCACATCACCAAAATCACCAGGAGTATATGATGTAAGCAAATCCCTCCTAGATGTAACATGAATAGAAGCACCACTATCAATCACCCAACTAGTGCTATTATCAACAAGGTTAACAGATTCAAACTCCTCaacaacaagaaaatcatcatgagTTACATTAACCTTGTCTTCCTTGCTACCATCATCTTTATTTGTGCTCTTGTCTTTACTTGCCTTGGCTTTCTCTTTCTTTAGCTTCCAACAAAATTTCTTCACATGTCCTTTTTGACCACAATGATGACACTCAATATTCTTATACTTTTCTCGAGACTTGCTTCTACTTTGATCTCTACCATTAGGACCTCGACTTTTGTTTCTCCCCCTAGACTCAGAAACAAGAACATCTGAATGTGTAGTCGATATACCTTGTGACTTTCTTCTCATCTCTTCATTCAAAACACTACTCTTGGCAAGATCCATAGAGATTACACCATCAGGAGTAGAATTAGACAATGACATTCTGAGAATTTTTCACGAGTTTGGTAAGGAGCCAAGAAGTAACAATCCTTGAACCTCTTCATCAAACTTGATACCCATGGAAGATAACTGATTCATAATTTCTTGGAAATTATTCAAGTGATCTGTCATTGATGTCCCATCTGTATATTTCAAAGCCAACAACTGTTTGATCAAAAACATCTTGGTATTCCCAGTTTTTCGAGCATACAACTGTTCAAGCTTAATCCAAAGAGTCCAAGCATGTGTCTCTCCAATAATATGGTTCAACACATTATCGTCAATTCACTGCCTAATATATCCACAGACTTGTCTATGCAACAAAGTCCAATCATCATCAGATTTATCATTAGGCTTCTCTGTACCAAAAACTGGTTGATGAAAATTTTTGACATAAAGCAAATCTTCCATCTTTGACTTCCACAAATCATAATTAGGACCATTAAGAGTGATCATCCTACTAGTATTAGTATTAGCTTCCATTGTTCACAGAATCACAAGCCCAGAAAAATACCAACAAGCTCTGATACCAGTATGAAAGAGACTAGCAGCGAAAACGACACAAATGTCcaacacaagaacaatatgaaAGCACTCACAACACAATATGGCAGCAActataataagcaaatatagcAAGTAAAGCAATAACAATAATACACCAAGATTTTAACGTGGAAAACCCCCTCAATGTGAGAGGTAAAAATCACGGGTCGCCCAGACCAATGAAATAGTTCCACTATAATCAAATGAGGTACAAGAGAGTCTCAAACAAAGCACAAACACGTGCATATAACCAGCCAAAACATCAAAGCACCAAAGCTCACAAATAAGAAGCAAGAAGATGAAATATACCCAAAAAATAGAGCTACTGTCGAAGccaatttctccttcttcaGACTTCCAATTAAAATCTTTACCGTtcagaatgaagaacaagatgTGAAAAATCTATAGTTCAAATTTCACATTGATCCAACGGTAAAAGAATGAGAAACTGCCGTTCAAATATTGCTGCTCTGTGTAAAAACGGAAAACCTAATTTCTCTCTTGCAAAGTCAATTTCTCCCACCGCAAATCTCCAATCAACATCTCCACCGACTagaatgaagaacaagatgaTCGAAACATGCAGTTTAAATTTCACGCCAATTCAACGGTGAACAACTGAGAAACTGCCATTTGAAATTTACTGCTTTAGACAAAAATGAAAATTCtgtttttttcctcttttttctcACTTGGTGGCTATACTCTCTACCTCTCAAAAGACCTCAAAAATATGAATTAGGGTTGTGACACTAGGGTACAAGAATATACCCCCAAAATATTGGACTTAAACCTcacaaaggagagaaaaaaCCCAACAAAACCTATCAAACAACCATATCCAAGGTGAGCTCCCCAACAGCATTGGATTCATTCTCCCAaatttaacatattttaatttctCAAGCAACTCGTTCAATGGTCATATCCCTGCATCAATGGGAGAGATGTCAAACTTGCTAATTTGGACCTGACCTCCAACAATTTTTCAGGAGAAGTACCAATGCAAATTCTTCTCAGATGCACCTCGTTATGGCCTCTCTGCTTATGAAATAACAACTTGCAGGGTCAAATATTTTCTACACCCATGACCAATAATCACTTACCCTTCCAAGTTGGATTGGCAAACTTGGGTTGTCCATCTTAAGTTTATCCGGGAACAACTTTGAAGGTGAAATGATAaaagaactgtgccagcttgTTAACCTTGGTTATTTAGATTTATCTCACAACAAGTAACAAAGGGAATCCGAATCTTTCGTGGATTAAAAGTAACAGAGGTAACAGAACACCACCACCTCTTATACCTCCAGTTCCCTTGAATGGCATTGAGGAAAATGATTCTGCAATGGATCTCACTTCCTTCTGTTGGACTTTTTCTGTGTCCTATATCATGGTCATAATAATTTTAGTGATGATACTTTGGATCAATCCTCACTGGAGGAGAGCTTGGTTTTATTTTGTGGAACATTGCCGCCTCAGATGTTTTGGTCAATTTCTTCAACTCAATTTCTAAGTGTCAAATAAATTACTCAAGAATCTTAGACATAATTACTTCTGTTATTTGTAAACTAAGATATATGATGGTTTGTACAATGTCATGAATAAAGTCTCGGTTAATTTAGTCAGTCTTACATCAGCTTTTATTATTTCACTGAATATTCTTTGTTAAGTTTTCATTCTTATCTGCTCAACTGTGCAAGTCAATTCAATTATGGTGGCTGCATTCAGTATTGACACCTGTCAGACACAACCTATTGACCGAATAGTAGtagaaaaaatacaaaactgGAAGAAAGAGCTTATAGAGATGATATACATAacttcattttctctttttggtGTTAATCATCACTTTCTCTACTACTTCCCAAGTCTTCAATGGCTTCAaccactcctgatgctagccaaaACCAAGAATCCACCAAGAACAGCATCATATTCAGAAGCGTGAAAACACTAGCTGAATCACCTGAACTCACCTCAGTCCCATCCTCATACACATTTGCCACCAACCCAGATGATGAATTAGTAACtgaccctgatgatgatgatccaATCCCTGTCATAGACTACTCCTTATTGTTCACTGGCACACCTGATCAGAGAGCCAAGACCATCCATGACTTAGGCAGAGCTTGTGAGGAGTGGGGTTTCTTCATGGTGATCAATCACTCCGTGCCAAAGAGCCTCATGGAGAAAATGGTGGATCAAGTCTTTGCTTTCTTTAATCTTAAAGAGGAAGACAAGCAAGAGTATGCAGGTAACAAGAATGTGACGGATCCAATAAGGTATGGTACCAGCTTCAACGCTTCAATGGACAGAGTCAAGTTCTGGAGAGATTTCATTAAAATCATAGTGCACCCTGAATTTCACTCACCAGACAAACCACCTGCTTTCAGGTGAGCTTTTACCTCAttctttactttttcttgtAAACTCTTAAACACTCTGAAACATGTGTTGTATTATTGAAGGGACACGTGTGAAGAGTACTGCCGAAAAACCAGGGAACTGGGAAGAGAGCTACTCAAAGGaatatcagaaagcttgggacTGGAAGCAGATTACATAGATAGAACAATGAACCTTGATCATGGTTTGCAAATCATAGCAGCAAATCTTTACTCACCTTGTCCTCAGCCAGATCTTGCAATGGGAATGCCCCCACATTCTGATCATGGCTTATTGAACCTCCTCATTCAGAATGGAGTTTGTGGCCTTCAAGTTCTTCACAACAAGAAGTGGATCAATGTTAGTTCTGCTCCAAATCGCTTCTTGGTCCTTGTGTCTGATCACCTTGAGGTACCAACACAACACAACCCTACTTGTTTTGTATCTAAGAATAACAGACACATCAATAAGATTGGTatatcatcaaaattaaactcaaaaaaaattaacgtaTCTGTTAATATCTTGATATAATGCTAGTAATCTCTGAAGATTCTTTGTGTGTTGTTATAATAGATTTTGAGCAATGGAAAGTATAAAAGTGTGGTGCATCGAGCAGTCGTGAGCAACAAAGCCACGAGAATTTCGCTGGCAACAGTGATTGCACCATCCTTGGACACAGTGGTGGAGCCAGCTTCAGAGCTTACAGATAATCAAACCAATCCAGCAGCATATGTTGGGATGAAACACAAAGATTATATGGAACTTCAGCGAACCAACCATCTTTATGGGAAGTCTGTGTTAAACCAAGTTAAAATCTAAACTTTAATAAATTACTACCTAAAAGTAAGTATTTGGCTCAAGTTAAAAGCATGTAAAATAGGCCATATAACATGAGCAAAAGCAAGTAGTATCACATCATACACTATGATTTATGAGTTGTGTGAATTTCTATGATTCATGAATGTCATCTGCATGCTATAAATGCAACCTCAAATTGGAGCCACATTAGTTTCATGAACCATACCACATTAATCTCGAATTGTTCCGTATAACGTGCAGTATCTTGAGGCAAAGTTGCACTTAACTTGCTC is a window from the Arachis stenosperma cultivar V10309 chromosome 3, arast.V10309.gnm1.PFL2, whole genome shotgun sequence genome containing:
- the LOC130969285 gene encoding receptor-like protein 56, which gives rise to MHHPSRSSLGTNRYADHNINSLNWSLFQTFKEPRTLDLSTNCIHGFIWNGDYRTNSRLNKLEKLDLSNNFFINLSIMEPLSILTSLRNLNLAGNNISGTFPTFLNLKSSVFSSLLVMKSNIDQILFLQDFMSLTALETLDLSHNSVNISIMESLSALTSLKNLFLAENKLVGPLPTKELSLLRNLELLDFGNNALSSPLTTHDAKAFLKLKKLKMLNLGSNGFDKGVLKTPSLVSQLSNLCTYLIIKISKVSTNLSQLKDYAR
- the LOC130966491 gene encoding 2-oxoglutarate-dependent dioxygenase 19-like, whose protein sequence is MASTTPDASQNQESTKNSIIFRSVKTLAESPELTSVPSSYTFATNPDDELVTDPDDDDPIPVIDYSLLFTGTPDQRAKTIHDLGRACEEWGFFMVINHSVPKSLMEKMVDQVFAFFNLKEEDKQEYAGNKNVTDPIRYGTSFNASMDRVKFWRDFIKIIVHPEFHSPDKPPAFRDTCEEYCRKTRELGRELLKGISESLGLEADYIDRTMNLDHGLQIIAANLYSPCPQPDLAMGMPPHSDHGLLNLLIQNGVCGLQVLHNKKWINVSSAPNRFLVLVSDHLEILSNGKYKSVVHRAVVSNKATRISLATVIAPSLDTVVEPASELTDNQTNPAAYVGMKHKDYMELQRTNHLYGKSVLNQVKI